A section of the Rubritalea squalenifaciens DSM 18772 genome encodes:
- the ccsA gene encoding cytochrome c biogenesis protein CcsA → MAGYLGMVSVHHNKRSRWTVVWMFFSFLSQCMVLAGRGELRGQCPLGDFGEILVFLAWSMTMFYLVIGSTYRLSLLGVFSAPLVSLMLFIAAIPGVMEANPEKAMKIDPWDEAHAALSVLGYGALGLAAIASVMFMVLNKQLKAHHTKSGLFKKLPPVHSIVVSVVRLTGVGTMVLSAGIFCGLMMKSGGGGAHLWVAIGVWLSYAALLAVWIIRGMTPSKLALSSVSLFVISLLVFAAL, encoded by the coding sequence ATGGCCGGGTATTTAGGCATGGTTTCGGTACACCACAACAAACGGAGCCGTTGGACGGTCGTGTGGATGTTCTTCTCGTTCTTGAGCCAATGCATGGTTTTAGCCGGCAGAGGTGAATTGCGTGGCCAATGTCCATTGGGCGATTTTGGAGAGATTCTGGTCTTTCTCGCCTGGTCGATGACGATGTTTTATCTGGTCATTGGATCTACCTACCGTCTTTCCCTGCTTGGGGTATTCTCAGCACCTCTGGTCTCACTGATGCTCTTTATTGCGGCGATCCCTGGGGTCATGGAGGCTAATCCGGAGAAAGCCATGAAGATCGATCCATGGGACGAGGCTCACGCAGCGCTCTCGGTATTGGGGTATGGGGCTCTTGGCTTGGCGGCGATCGCCAGTGTGATGTTCATGGTGCTCAACAAGCAGCTGAAGGCACACCACACCAAGTCAGGTTTGTTCAAGAAACTGCCTCCTGTCCATTCAATCGTTGTCTCTGTAGTCAGGCTGACTGGTGTGGGGACCATGGTTTTGAGTGCGGGGATTTTCTGTGGATTGATGATGAAATCTGGTGGCGGCGGTGCCCATCTGTGGGTTGCCATCGGAGTTTGGCTCAGCTATGCCGCGCTCTTGGCAGTGTGGATAATCCGGGGTATGACGCCCTCCAAACTGGCGCTGAGCTCAGTCAGCTTGTTTGTAATCTCTCTCTTGGTATTCGCAGCTCTCTAG
- the hemA gene encoding glutamyl-tRNA reductase, which produces MDLICLGLNHQTAPVEVRERFAVPGDKLGEASQRLVELPGVNEAVVLSTCNRMEVYFVADEAGPALERVKGYLASGFKLSREDESHFYKKSQLDVAKHLCRVVSGLDSMVLGENEIFGQVKQAYMQALDSSATGGLLNKLFQKSFGVGKKVRTKTSIQEGQTSVGSVAVDLAEKIFGNLKSSEIMVIGAGDMSRTTAQRMAERGAKKIYVTNRSFDKAQDLAQELNGEAFSFDEWEKGLAKVDVVVSSTGATEPVVLAKHVEAVRRARKYRPLFMIDIAVPRDIDSAVGEIEEVYLYDLDTLQQQVAENMNKREEQVRLCETIIEEEVEQFKEIQR; this is translated from the coding sequence ATGGATTTGATTTGTTTGGGACTGAATCATCAGACGGCGCCCGTGGAAGTGCGGGAACGCTTCGCTGTGCCTGGTGATAAGCTGGGGGAAGCAAGCCAAAGGCTGGTAGAGCTTCCAGGGGTGAACGAGGCTGTGGTGCTGTCTACCTGCAACCGGATGGAGGTTTATTTCGTGGCTGATGAGGCTGGGCCAGCTTTGGAGCGAGTCAAAGGCTATCTAGCCAGCGGATTCAAGCTATCCCGCGAGGATGAGAGCCATTTCTACAAGAAATCCCAGCTGGATGTGGCCAAGCACCTCTGCCGTGTGGTGAGTGGCCTGGATTCCATGGTGCTGGGGGAGAATGAGATTTTTGGTCAAGTGAAGCAGGCCTACATGCAGGCGCTGGATTCATCGGCGACTGGTGGTTTGCTCAACAAGCTGTTCCAGAAATCATTTGGAGTTGGCAAAAAAGTGCGTACCAAGACTTCCATTCAGGAAGGCCAGACCAGCGTGGGCAGCGTAGCCGTGGACCTCGCGGAGAAGATTTTTGGAAATCTCAAGTCCAGCGAGATCATGGTGATTGGCGCAGGAGACATGAGTCGCACGACAGCCCAGCGCATGGCCGAGAGGGGGGCGAAGAAGATTTATGTGACCAACCGTTCTTTTGATAAGGCTCAGGATCTCGCCCAGGAGCTGAATGGTGAAGCCTTCAGCTTTGATGAGTGGGAAAAAGGCTTGGCCAAGGTAGACGTAGTCGTGTCATCGACCGGGGCTACTGAACCAGTGGTACTTGCCAAGCATGTCGAGGCGGTACGCCGTGCCCGCAAATACAGGCCACTGTTTATGATCGATATCGCCGTGCCGCGTGATATCGATTCCGCCGTTGGCGAGATCGAAGAGGTTTACCTCTATGACCTGGATACCTTGCAGCAGCAAGTGGCAGAGAACATGAATAAACGTGAGGAGCAGGTGAGGCTGTGCGAGACCATCATCGAGGAGGAAGTTGAACAATTTAAGGAAATTCAGAGATAA
- a CDS encoding adenine phosphoribosyltransferase, with translation MPDTLRQAIRDVVDFPKPGIIFKDITPILSDAKLLRRSVELLVDTVSEHQIDKVAGIDARGFIFGAPAAIALNAGFVPIRKQGKLPWETHSLSYTLEYGTNTIEVHKDAIKPGEKVLLIDDLLATGGTAAAAIELLRTLGAETVCASFLVELSFLEGRSKLALDNVQSIITF, from the coding sequence ATGCCTGACACGCTCCGACAAGCTATCCGTGATGTGGTAGATTTCCCCAAGCCGGGAATCATCTTCAAAGACATCACCCCCATCTTATCTGATGCAAAATTGCTTCGCCGCAGCGTGGAACTTCTCGTGGATACAGTCAGTGAGCACCAGATCGATAAAGTCGCTGGCATTGACGCCAGAGGCTTCATATTCGGCGCCCCCGCAGCCATCGCTCTGAATGCAGGCTTTGTCCCGATCCGCAAGCAAGGCAAGCTACCTTGGGAGACTCATTCTCTCTCTTATACCTTGGAGTACGGCACCAATACGATCGAAGTACACAAGGACGCCATCAAACCAGGTGAAAAAGTCCTGTTGATTGATGACTTACTTGCCACTGGCGGAACTGCCGCAGCGGCCATAGAACTCCTCCGCACACTCGGGGCTGAGACAGTCTGCGCTTCATTTCTTGTGGAGCTAAGCTTTCTGGAAGGTCGCAGCAAGCTCGCTCTCGACAACGTCCAATCCATCATCACTTTCTAA
- a CDS encoding DUF3108 domain-containing protein: MKCRILSSLLLISSITCSQAEWQESVQAFKPGSHPNVKPVKLTYEMSWNGAIKSGTMVIELGKKDERYPRAFISHMYGRSTGAAAAIFPYSFTYTSFSTLKQHKPVLFVAKENDDGEIIDTKNSYKSSKVIHRSSTTIPSSKKVKTKDKTFDFKTVHDSVTCYLYLRSLELNDGDKINLCLFPFTSPYYTNITVLGRETHNGVKCIKLDIRLRKIDIKSMELKEYKKLKRATMWISDDEERLPVELRTEVFVGDVRSVLTKKEAM, translated from the coding sequence ATGAAGTGTCGTATTCTAAGCAGCCTCCTGCTCATCTCCAGCATCACCTGTTCCCAAGCTGAGTGGCAGGAAAGCGTTCAAGCATTCAAACCGGGAAGCCACCCTAATGTAAAACCTGTCAAACTCACCTACGAGATGAGTTGGAACGGAGCAATCAAGTCCGGCACCATGGTCATCGAACTTGGCAAAAAAGATGAACGCTACCCCCGCGCCTTCATATCTCACATGTATGGTCGCTCCACTGGCGCCGCTGCTGCCATTTTCCCCTATTCCTTCACCTACACCTCTTTCTCTACACTGAAACAGCACAAGCCAGTGCTCTTCGTCGCCAAGGAAAACGATGACGGCGAGATCATCGACACTAAAAACTCCTACAAGAGCAGCAAGGTCATCCACCGCTCCAGCACAACCATACCCTCATCCAAGAAAGTCAAAACGAAGGACAAGACCTTTGATTTTAAAACTGTTCACGACTCAGTCACTTGTTACCTCTACCTGAGAAGCCTGGAGCTGAATGACGGTGACAAGATCAACCTTTGCCTCTTCCCCTTCACATCACCCTATTACACCAACATTACAGTACTTGGCCGAGAGACTCACAATGGCGTCAAATGTATCAAGCTTGATATACGCCTTAGGAAAATTGACATCAAATCCATGGAGTTGAAGGAATACAAAAAGCTCAAACGAGCAACCATGTGGATCAGTGATGACGAGGAACGCCTCCCTGTAGAATTACGTACCGAGGTGTTTGTTGGCGATGTCCGCTCTGTCCTCACCAAAAAAGAGGCCATGTAA
- a CDS encoding L,D-transpeptidase family protein, translating to MNKHRIRTLLIKSLLLGSVVSLATSCGPGAAPTPNPNQVKPIKAVYVNPFKPGTYQHFTALPEYPKTYKVYKNGNVLAATNETNSKIIIDLSLQRAKLYNGNQLAMDYPISSGNSKFPTRTGNFSVLEKVPAEKRSNLYGKIYDAEGNVVNSNANKAVDPIPEGGRFEGALMSNWMRLTWDGIGMHRGRVPRYPASHGCIRTPGSVVKIVYNKVKIGTPVTVQP from the coding sequence ATGAATAAACACCGAATCAGAACCCTCCTGATCAAGAGCCTACTCCTCGGAAGCGTAGTCAGCTTGGCGACCAGCTGTGGCCCAGGCGCAGCTCCGACTCCGAACCCCAACCAGGTAAAGCCAATCAAGGCTGTCTATGTGAATCCATTCAAGCCTGGTACCTACCAGCATTTTACAGCTCTACCTGAGTACCCCAAAACATACAAGGTCTACAAGAATGGGAATGTGCTGGCTGCCACCAATGAGACAAATTCCAAAATCATCATCGATTTGAGTTTGCAGCGCGCTAAACTCTATAACGGCAATCAGCTTGCCATGGATTACCCGATCTCGTCTGGTAACTCCAAATTCCCGACTCGCACAGGCAATTTCTCAGTACTAGAAAAAGTTCCTGCCGAGAAGCGCTCTAACCTCTACGGCAAGATCTATGACGCCGAAGGCAATGTAGTCAATTCTAACGCCAATAAGGCTGTCGACCCAATTCCAGAAGGAGGCCGTTTCGAGGGCGCTCTCATGTCTAACTGGATGAGACTCACTTGGGACGGAATCGGCATGCACCGTGGCCGCGTCCCCCGCTACCCAGCCTCCCATGGATGTATCCGGACTCCCGGAAGCGTGGTGAAGATCGTCTACAACAAGGTCAAGATCGGCACCCCTGTCACCGTTCAGCCATAG
- the cobA gene encoding uroporphyrinogen-III C-methyltransferase, whose amino-acid sequence MKSKGICYLVGAGPGDVGLVTLKAKECIEKADVLVYDALISPEFVRWTKEGCELIYVGKRADDHALTQDETNELIVQKAQEGKIVVRLKGGDPLIFGRGGEEAAKLADAGVRFEIVPGISSAIAGPAYAGIPVTHREHCSQLTIFTGHEDPTRGESRLDYEQLAKAPGTRVFLMGMRRLREICDELMKYGAAPETPIGLVRWATTGNQTSVDGTLATIADIAEEKNFKAPAVAVIGDVVKDRDKINWFEGRPLFGKKIVVTRTRSQASELSRQLEELGADVLEIPTIKIEHPDDKREFAECVGSAHTYDWLVFTSPNGVERFFEAFFSVYDDARSIGGVRIAAVGPGTAKKVNEYRLAVDLIPDKHVAEGLVEAFTEKESVENQTILWVRPQESRDTVVEGLTALGAIVDECIAYKTVPEFEDPTGAKERFEKEGADLVTFVSSSAAKHFFALSLPWPEGCKVASIGPITSATLNVIGKPADVEAEEHNIPGLVEAVVKSFSTEQG is encoded by the coding sequence ATGAAAAGCAAAGGCATCTGTTATCTGGTAGGCGCTGGTCCCGGTGATGTGGGGCTGGTGACCTTGAAAGCCAAGGAGTGCATCGAAAAGGCCGATGTGCTGGTTTACGATGCCTTGATTTCACCTGAGTTTGTACGCTGGACGAAGGAAGGGTGTGAGCTGATTTATGTGGGTAAGCGCGCTGATGATCACGCTTTGACTCAAGATGAGACCAATGAGCTGATTGTGCAGAAAGCTCAGGAAGGAAAGATAGTGGTTCGCCTGAAAGGTGGAGATCCGTTGATCTTTGGTCGTGGTGGTGAAGAGGCTGCCAAGCTGGCGGATGCCGGAGTACGATTCGAGATCGTTCCAGGCATTTCCTCGGCGATTGCTGGGCCTGCCTATGCAGGGATTCCAGTGACGCACCGCGAGCATTGCTCTCAGTTAACCATTTTTACCGGGCACGAAGACCCGACCAGAGGGGAGAGCAGACTGGACTATGAGCAGCTGGCAAAGGCTCCGGGAACCAGGGTGTTCCTGATGGGGATGCGCCGCTTGCGTGAGATTTGCGATGAGCTGATGAAGTATGGTGCTGCACCAGAGACACCGATCGGCTTAGTACGTTGGGCGACCACAGGTAACCAGACGAGCGTGGATGGCACACTGGCGACTATCGCGGACATTGCGGAAGAAAAGAATTTTAAGGCGCCAGCAGTGGCGGTAATTGGAGACGTTGTGAAAGACAGAGATAAGATCAATTGGTTTGAAGGTCGTCCCTTGTTTGGGAAGAAGATTGTTGTGACACGCACCCGCTCTCAGGCGAGTGAACTCAGCAGGCAGCTCGAAGAGCTGGGGGCTGATGTGTTAGAAATTCCGACCATCAAGATCGAGCATCCTGACGATAAGCGGGAGTTTGCTGAGTGTGTGGGTTCAGCCCATACCTACGACTGGCTCGTTTTCACTAGTCCGAACGGGGTGGAGCGTTTCTTTGAGGCATTCTTCAGTGTCTATGATGACGCTCGTAGCATTGGTGGTGTGCGTATCGCAGCTGTTGGTCCAGGTACCGCCAAGAAGGTGAATGAGTACCGTCTTGCCGTTGACCTGATCCCTGACAAACACGTCGCCGAGGGGCTTGTAGAAGCCTTTACGGAGAAAGAGAGTGTGGAAAACCAGACTATCCTCTGGGTGCGTCCGCAGGAGTCCCGTGATACCGTCGTGGAAGGACTTACAGCTCTCGGGGCGATTGTGGATGAATGTATCGCCTACAAGACCGTGCCTGAATTTGAGGACCCGACTGGTGCCAAAGAACGTTTTGAAAAGGAGGGTGCTGATCTTGTGACTTTCGTGAGCTCATCAGCTGCGAAGCATTTCTTCGCTCTCAGCCTCCCTTGGCCGGAAGGCTGCAAGGTCGCAAGTATAGGGCCTATCACCAGCGCGACACTCAATGTCATCGGCAAGCCTGCCGACGTTGAGGCCGAAGAGCATAATATTCCAGGCTTGGTAGAGGCAGTGGTGAAGAGCTTTTCCACTGAACAAGGATAA
- a CDS encoding glucose-6-phosphate isomerase, which produces MSNWNNYNSSLVRYSNLGFTIDLSLMDIQPSFIDEMGPKIEKAFSDMKALESGAIANPDEGRMVGHYWLRNADLAPSEELKAQITEPLKALKEFADKVHNGDIAPPSGGRFENLLIIGIGGSALGPQLVYDALGFDSKLKTFFFDNTDPAGIDKTLAKIGNGLNKTLALVVSKSGGTPETRNGMLEAQEYFEDQQLNFAHHAVAITGEGSKLFNYATENKWITTFPMEDWVGGRTSVMSTVGLVPAALQGIDIDTFLAGATEMDERTRSTELSNNAAMQLALAWYHAGNGKGEKDMVVLPYKDSLVLFSKYLQQLVMESLGKEHDLDGNVVNQGIAVYGNKGSTDQHAYVQQLRDGVHNFFTTFIEVRKGRNGESIEVEPGNTSADYLQGFLRGTRKALYESGRKSVTISIQEVTPHSLGMLIALFERAVSFYASLVNINAYHQPGVEAGKKAAATFLELLNQVRGALTGWDKTADDIAEATFNDPEEVYHALVHLAANGEAMHAEGDTPAEDTFKL; this is translated from the coding sequence ATGTCTAACTGGAACAACTACAACTCGAGCCTGGTCCGCTACTCAAATCTCGGATTCACCATCGACCTCTCATTGATGGATATCCAGCCCAGCTTCATCGATGAAATGGGTCCTAAGATTGAGAAAGCGTTCTCAGACATGAAGGCTCTTGAATCCGGCGCCATTGCCAACCCAGACGAAGGCCGCATGGTTGGCCACTATTGGCTTCGCAACGCTGATCTAGCTCCAAGCGAAGAACTCAAGGCACAGATCACAGAGCCGCTCAAGGCTCTCAAAGAATTTGCAGATAAGGTTCACAATGGAGACATCGCTCCTCCATCAGGTGGACGTTTTGAGAATCTTCTCATCATCGGTATCGGCGGTTCGGCTCTCGGCCCACAGCTTGTCTATGATGCTCTGGGATTCGACTCCAAGCTGAAGACTTTCTTCTTTGATAACACCGACCCTGCAGGCATCGACAAGACTCTTGCTAAGATCGGCAACGGCCTGAACAAAACTCTCGCTCTTGTAGTTTCCAAGTCCGGCGGCACTCCAGAAACCCGTAACGGCATGCTGGAAGCTCAAGAATACTTCGAAGACCAGCAGCTCAACTTCGCGCACCACGCCGTCGCGATCACAGGTGAAGGCTCCAAGCTCTTCAATTACGCCACTGAGAACAAGTGGATCACCACCTTCCCGATGGAAGACTGGGTTGGCGGTCGTACTTCCGTGATGTCCACCGTAGGTCTCGTGCCAGCAGCACTCCAAGGAATCGATATCGACACCTTCCTCGCCGGTGCCACTGAAATGGATGAGCGCACCCGCTCTACCGAGCTCAGTAACAACGCCGCGATGCAGCTCGCTCTTGCCTGGTATCACGCCGGCAACGGCAAAGGTGAGAAGGACATGGTCGTCCTCCCATACAAAGACTCCCTCGTTCTCTTCTCCAAGTACCTCCAGCAGCTCGTCATGGAATCCCTTGGTAAAGAGCACGATCTCGACGGCAACGTCGTCAACCAGGGCATCGCAGTATACGGCAACAAAGGATCCACCGACCAGCACGCCTACGTGCAGCAACTCCGTGATGGCGTCCATAACTTCTTCACGACCTTCATCGAGGTACGCAAGGGACGTAATGGTGAGTCTATCGAAGTAGAGCCAGGCAACACCTCAGCCGATTACCTGCAGGGCTTCCTGCGTGGTACTCGCAAGGCGCTATACGAGTCAGGCCGCAAGTCCGTGACTATCTCCATTCAGGAAGTCACTCCACACAGCCTTGGCATGCTCATCGCACTCTTCGAACGTGCAGTGTCTTTCTACGCCTCATTGGTCAACATCAACGCCTACCACCAGCCTGGTGTAGAGGCAGGCAAGAAAGCCGCCGCTACATTCCTGGAGCTGCTGAATCAGGTCCGTGGTGCCCTCACTGGTTGGGACAAGACCGCTGATGACATCGCTGAAGCTACTTTTAACGATCCGGAAGAGGTTTATCATGCTCTCGTTCACCTTGCTGCAAACGGTGAGGCGATGCACGCAGAGGGTGACACCCCAGCTGAAGACACCTTCAAGCTGTAA
- the gmk gene encoding guanylate kinase, with product MPERTGILYLVSGPSGSGKTTLCRRLAEEGEASYAISCTTRPPRPGETHGTDYFFLSREEFISKVEQGDFIEHAEVHGNYYGTLHSEVVAKLEQGIDVVMDIDVQGADLVRACPDPVISNALVDLFVMPPNEEELRARLTNRATDDPEIIERRMKNSLGEISQWPKYTYRLISSTRENDYALFKSLLEAERLKTSRTTDLNQ from the coding sequence ATGCCAGAAAGAACAGGTATCCTCTATCTCGTATCAGGCCCTTCCGGTTCGGGAAAAACCACACTCTGCAGACGTCTCGCCGAAGAAGGTGAGGCCAGTTACGCTATTTCCTGCACCACGCGCCCTCCTCGCCCAGGTGAAACCCACGGCACGGACTACTTCTTCCTCTCCAGAGAGGAATTCATCAGCAAAGTTGAGCAAGGGGATTTCATTGAACATGCGGAAGTCCATGGCAACTACTACGGCACCCTTCACTCCGAAGTAGTCGCCAAACTAGAGCAAGGCATCGACGTGGTGATGGACATCGACGTCCAAGGGGCCGACCTCGTGAGAGCCTGTCCTGACCCGGTCATCTCCAATGCCTTGGTCGACTTGTTTGTCATGCCCCCCAATGAGGAAGAACTCAGGGCCAGGCTCACCAATCGAGCCACGGATGACCCTGAAATCATCGAAAGGCGCATGAAAAACTCACTTGGAGAAATCAGCCAATGGCCGAAATACACCTACCGCCTGATCTCCTCCACCCGGGAAAACGACTATGCTCTTTTCAAATCTCTACTTGAGGCCGAACGCCTTAAAACCAGCAGGACCACTGACTTGAACCAATAA
- a CDS encoding TetR/AcrR family transcriptional regulator, producing MSTREQILDAAWKLFGERGFEDVSVRDVTNAAGVNLASVSYHFGSKTGLIQEVVKKTLNPANQHRLELLDKFAKEYGGIDKIPIRSIVDAFVRPVSFPEEHGSNQDIVARLAARYLIERDYNVPNPVIMLFGEVFKKFVVAMKYQLPNLSEDVILNRFLFCTGSTLHYHSFSGLASKIAGHNVVPEPEERYQQLLDFCVHGFGGGQ from the coding sequence ATGAGTACAAGAGAGCAGATTTTAGACGCAGCATGGAAATTATTCGGAGAAAGAGGGTTTGAGGATGTCTCCGTACGTGATGTGACCAACGCCGCAGGTGTCAATCTAGCTTCGGTTAGTTATCATTTTGGTAGTAAGACAGGGCTGATTCAGGAGGTTGTCAAAAAGACTCTCAATCCAGCCAACCAGCACCGTCTCGAGCTGTTGGACAAGTTTGCCAAGGAGTATGGGGGAATTGATAAAATTCCTATCAGGTCGATTGTGGATGCATTTGTGCGCCCGGTGTCCTTTCCAGAGGAACATGGAAGTAATCAGGACATAGTTGCCCGTTTGGCAGCTCGTTATTTGATCGAGAGGGATTACAATGTGCCTAATCCGGTGATTATGCTATTTGGGGAAGTCTTTAAAAAGTTTGTGGTAGCGATGAAGTATCAGCTGCCCAATCTGAGTGAGGATGTGATTTTGAATCGCTTTCTGTTCTGTACAGGCTCCACCCTGCACTACCACTCATTTTCAGGTCTTGCGTCCAAGATAGCAGGGCACAATGTCGTGCCAGAACCTGAGGAGCGCTATCAGCAGTTACTAGACTTCTGTGTCCATGGCTTCGGCGGTGGCCAGTGA
- the hemC gene encoding hydroxymethylbilane synthase translates to MSNEAKRLVVGTRGSALALVQAEMTEGLLREAFPDTEIVRKVIKTTGDRRTDVSLSEVAKVEGVFDKGVFIKELETALIDGEIDLAVHSLKDVPTVLEDTFEIVSVLERAPVADVLVTKQPGGLDALPQGATVATSSVRRQKMLQWLRPDLKVCDIRGNVPTRLEKLAASEEFDGILLAQAGLKRLGYDPEGKMSTDEGDVYGALIAPDKFLPAAGQGAVALEVRKGDESSAAYAKAICHEPTMTRIVAEREFLRLLDGGCHTPVGVSTELSGDTIKMNGIVFPEGDETGEPKMAEVTGDAGAPLVVARELFDSLK, encoded by the coding sequence ATGAGTAATGAAGCGAAGCGCCTCGTAGTAGGTACACGTGGTAGCGCCCTGGCGCTGGTGCAGGCGGAAATGACAGAAGGCCTGCTGAGGGAAGCCTTCCCAGACACGGAGATTGTCAGGAAAGTTATCAAGACGACAGGTGACCGCCGCACGGACGTGTCTTTGAGCGAGGTAGCCAAGGTGGAGGGTGTTTTCGATAAAGGAGTTTTCATCAAGGAGCTTGAAACAGCGCTCATCGACGGAGAGATTGATCTCGCCGTGCACAGCCTGAAGGATGTGCCCACAGTCTTGGAGGATACGTTTGAGATCGTCTCTGTACTTGAGCGTGCTCCAGTAGCAGATGTGCTGGTGACCAAGCAGCCCGGCGGTCTGGATGCATTGCCTCAGGGGGCTACAGTCGCTACCAGTTCTGTACGTCGTCAGAAAATGCTGCAGTGGTTGCGTCCGGATCTTAAGGTTTGCGATATCCGAGGTAACGTTCCGACTCGCTTGGAGAAGCTGGCAGCCAGTGAGGAATTCGATGGCATTCTTCTGGCGCAGGCTGGACTCAAGCGTCTGGGATACGATCCTGAGGGTAAGATGAGCACAGATGAAGGTGATGTCTACGGAGCCTTGATTGCTCCAGACAAGTTCTTGCCTGCCGCAGGTCAAGGTGCCGTGGCTCTGGAAGTCCGTAAAGGAGACGAAAGTTCTGCAGCCTACGCCAAGGCTATTTGCCATGAACCGACCATGACCCGCATAGTGGCGGAGCGTGAATTCCTGCGTCTATTGGATGGTGGTTGCCATACGCCAGTCGGCGTGAGCACGGAGCTTTCTGGTGATACGATCAAGATGAATGGCATCGTTTTCCCAGAAGGAGACGAGACTGGAGAGCCTAAGATGGCAGAGGTTACAGGTGACGCTGGGGCTCCACTTGTGGTAGCTAGGGAGCTGTTCGACTCTTTAAAATGA